Part of the Tamandua tetradactyla isolate mTamTet1 chromosome 11, mTamTet1.pri, whole genome shotgun sequence genome, AAGAGTGGAAATTATACCCCACCTCACTGAGAGAGCAATATGCATATAAATTAATGGAATTTTCCTGCATGGGATGTGACTCATTATTTGTTTACTCAATACTTTACTTCTATCAGTATGAActaatttttatttaggttgaaTAAAATGATACTTTAGTTTATGTTCAATTTCTTCCAGTTTTGTGATCTCTTTCTGCTGTGTGCTGTGACTATTTGAAATACTCCCTTATTTGTGGGTTTTATTTTAGCTCCTACTTAGTTTTTTGGTACTACAAGGTGATTCAGGCTCTTCCTGTATATTTCTTGCTACGGTCCTAGAAACATCGTTTCTCCAAGGAAACTTGTATTGGAGAAAGTGTTAAAGACAAGGTCAAGGTCCTATCTGTGCTCCTCGCTATTGCTCTCTAGGTCCTCTCGCTGAGAGAAGGCAGACTGTCTACTAAAACGTGCAGAAACACATATCTATAACTGTTTCTATGCATAACATTCTGTATCTCTATTTACCTACATACAATTCATACCCATGTGTCTAAATCTAAACCATTGCAATGTAGAATATTCCAGCCTTGCCCCTTGTTTTTCTGTCACCTTCCACTCCACAGTGGGAAATGTATTCCCCCAACTGtcattcatttacttaattgCATTACCCCAGTATACATGCATGGAAGAAACAGAACTGCTGACCAAAACGCTGGttctgccagtttgaaactgttgtgtaccacagaaaatccatttctttttaatcctgtTTTACTATTGTAGGGTGAAGTCTTTCTTAATAAGTTGTTTTCATCGGctatgacccacccaatcgtgggtgaggccttttgattaggcagtttccgtggagatgtatctccactcattcaagttGGTGttacttattggagtccttaagaggaaattgatttataaaaagcttcagggctgacagagatgcaggcatttggagatgctcgAGGGCTGACAGAGAGAGTAAATGTGtggacatggatgtttggagatgcagagccttGCAGATATCAGCATTtggcttcccatgagatgctgagcaagccagaacccagagttgtgtcccagaggagctaagtgaaggctcacagatgctgagagaggaaaccactgacatgagaacctggaagcaacagaactgggaaaaaggaaaagcagacaccagccatgtgcttttccattgGACACATTTCACATTTCTCAAGTCTAGgtatctctctggatgccttagtttgtacatttttatggccttagaactgtaaatttataacacagtaaattccctttttaaaagttgttcgatttctggtatattgcattctgatagcaTTTAGGAAACCTAAATGCTCATGTTTCAAATTTGATCCACCAGAATGCATTAATTATACTCACTTTCTTTTGCCTTCATTTTCCAGACTCCAGTAACTTCAAATATTACTTTCTTAACACCCTTTTCTCCTAATTTCCTCAGAAAGGGTGTTTCAGACATTTGGAATAAAGATCAATTGTTGTGTCACATTTTGCATTCCATATTGGAATTTCCTCGTGGTTCAAATGAATGTTTTATCTTCATATGATAGGTTCACTCTGAATTGTAAAGTTCAATgtgttttaacaaatgcataaaatCAGGTGTCTATAATTACAGTactacagaatagtttcactgctctAAAAATTCCCCTTGCTTCATCTATTCAACCTCCATCCTTGTAATATCCTTTCAAAACCAGTGACCATTCCATTGTTCCTATTTTCACATAATTGAGATTATAGTTCTGTAGCATGTTAAGACCAGATTCTTTGAATTAGCAACAATCATTTAAAATTCGTCCTTGACTTTTGTGACTGGATGGATCATTTCTTTTGATCGCTGAATACCATTCCATTATATAGATAGAGCAGAGTGTTTTTATCTactgaaggacatcttggttccTTTTGGATTTTGGAAATTATAAACAAAGTTACTATAAACATCCATGTGTGGGTTTTTATGTGGACTTAAGTTTTCAAATCAGCTACAGACCTTAGACCACAATTGCTGGATTGTATAGGGAAACCATGTTTAGTTGTACAAAAACCTGCCAAACTGTGTTCTGGCTGCACTGTTTTGTTTTCTCACTAACAACGAATCAGAGTTTTTATTGCTCCCCAAACTTACCAACCATAGTTTTGTCAGTCTTTAGGttcttagatattttaaatgatgtgATATGTCACGGCTGTTTAATTTTGcaaatgacaaatgatgttgtaGTACTTTTCgttcttttgcttatttgcagACTGTATATCTTCTTCAGCTAGAattctgttcaggtcttttgccacGTTTTaatggggtgttttctttcttattgttccacattaatatttctttgtatatttggaTACATATCATTTCTCAAATGggtcttccaaatatttttctctggatcAGTGCATTTTCTTCACATTCAATTATCAATGTTTTTCCCAGAGAAGAAGTTAACAGTTTAGTAATGTTCAATTTATAAATTCTTCTATCATGTGTTGTGTCTGCTATATTCAAAAACTCATAACTAAAGTGgtaattttcttatatatttttttattgtagaagTTTATATTCTATTAAAAATAGTTTGGTACCATCACCAAATACATTACCCAAACCTTTTCATCACATTGTACAAAATTACTGGTCAATATGTCCgttaaagaaaatgaagtctAAGGGCATTTGTAGTGAAAAGTATTGCCCtgcaaaaatgtttaaagttatGGACAAAGAAAACTGGTCATCATATCAAGGAAAAGCAAGAGCATTTGATTTTCCTGGTATTTTCAAATAAAGGGCACTGGATCTATATAAAACAAGAAGAATCAATTACTTTCATAGGATTAGACTACAACCAAGAgcatttttgctaatttgctGATCATGGCTTGTGGTTAAATTTGCATTGCTTTGGTCTCTTTTCCAGCAACTTCATCGGCTACATAGAACTAGAAAACCAAACACGTGCTTTAGAATTTATCCTCCTGGGActctcagaagacacagaagtgCAGCCCCTCCTTTTTGCTCTGTTCCTAATTATGTACCTGGTCACCCTCACTGGGAACCTGCTCATCATCCTGGCCATCATCTCTGATGCCCACCTGCACacgcccatgtacttcttcctcgcTAACCTGTCTTTTGCAGACATTTGTTTCACCTCCACCACTGTTCCAAACATGCTGatgaacatccagacagagaccAAAACTATAAGTTATGGAAACTGTCTTACTCAGATgtattttttcatggtttttgtaGGATTAGACAACTTCCTCTTAACTGTAATGGCCTATGACCGTTacgtggccatctgtcacccactgCATTACACGGTCATCATGGACCCCAGGCTCTGTGGTCTGCTGCTGCTGACATCATGGATATTGTGTGTTTTGGCTGCTCTTTTACATGGCTTAATGTTTTTGCGATTGTCTTTTTGTACAGAGTTGGAAATACCCCACTTTTTCTGTGACCTTGATCATGTAGTCCAACTTGCGTGTTCTGACACCTTCCTCAATGACCTCGTGAGGTATATTGCAACTGGAATTATGGGTTTTATTCCACTCACAGAGATCCTTTTCTCGCATTGTAAGATTGTTTCCTCCATTTTGAGAATTTCCTCAGTTGGGGGCAGGTATAAAGCATTTTCTACTTGTGGGTCTCATCTTTCAGTTGTGTCCTTGTTTTATGGTACAGGTCTTGGAGTGTATCTCAGTTCTGCTGCCACCCAAAATGCAAGGGCAAGTGCAATAGCTTCAGTGATGTACACAGTGGTCACCCCCATGCTGAACCCGTTTATCTATAGTCTTAGAAACAAGGACATAAAGTATGCCTTAA contains:
- the LOC143649650 gene encoding olfactory receptor 7A10-like yields the protein MYLVTLTGNLLIILAIISDAHLHTPMYFFLANLSFADICFTSTTVPNMLMNIQTETKTISYGNCLTQMYFFMVFVGLDNFLLTVMAYDRYVAICHPLHYTVIMDPRLCGLLLLTSWILCVLAALLHGLMFLRLSFCTELEIPHFFCDLDHVVQLACSDTFLNDLVRYIATGIMGFIPLTEILFSHCKIVSSILRISSVGGRYKAFSTCGSHLSVVSLFYGTGLGVYLSSAATQNARASAIASVMYTVVTPMLNPFIYSLRNKDIKYALRIISSR